The following coding sequences are from one Dreissena polymorpha isolate Duluth1 chromosome 8, UMN_Dpol_1.0, whole genome shotgun sequence window:
- the LOC127842557 gene encoding uncharacterized protein LOC127842557 isoform X2, with protein sequence MSSASEPVLLYAHPSMHRLAEQIAERCGQRARKSEEGLSPASQQHLKTPFHRSLSSAQMEPLFRSVEYRNTIKWDKFQDGFPNLFIGDVHCMMGKDVIFLGSFHDPSVIFEQLSVLYMFPRYLARSFHFILPYFPTGTMERVDMEGQIATAKTLAIMMSSIPLTARGPVQICIFDIHALQERFYFSDNVIPRLESAIPMIMSTLETLPDKDNIAIAFPDDGAFKRFHLFFSHKYDTITCVKIREGNKRIVKVKDGNPDGKHVVVVDDLVQTGGTLINCGEALVEKGAKAVSAYVTHAVFPNDSWRKFTNGDFRFQNFWITDSIPHAVEIAKHEPFKLLSLCEPISKMLMVFDLKMQT encoded by the exons ATGTCCAGCGCATCGGAACCTGTTTTGTTGTATGCTCACCCGAGCATGCATCGACTAGCGGAACAGATCGCTGAGAGATGCGGTCAGAGAGCGAGAAAATCAGAGGAAGGCTTGAGCCCTGCCAGCCAGCAACATCTCAAGACCCCG TTTCATAGATCCCTTTCCAGTGCTCAAATGGAGCCATTATTCAGAAGTGTGGAGTACCGAAACACAATCAAATGGGACAAGTTCCAAGATGGCTTCCCTAACCTTTTCATTGGTGATGTGCATTGCATGATGGGAAAAGACG TGATATTTCTTGGCAGCTTCCATGACCCCAGCGTGATATTTGAACAGCTCTCGGTCCTATACATGTTTCCAag GTACCTTGCTCGCTCCTTTCACTTCATACTGCCGTATTTCCCTACTGGGACCATGGAGAGAGTGGACATGGAAGGGCAGATAGCTACAGCAAAG acTTTAGCCATCATGATGTCCTCTATACCGCTCACCGCCCGCGGTCCCGTGCAGATCTGTATATTCGATATACACGCGCTACAAGAGAGGTTCTACTTTTCAGACAACGTCATTCCCAG ACTGGAATCCGCCATACCTATGATCATGTCTACCCTGGAAACACTGCCTGACAAGGACAACATCGCCATAGCTTTCCCGGATGACGGGGCGTTCAAACGATTCCACctatttttctcacataaatacGATACGATCACATGTGTGAAGATCCGTGAAGGGAACAAGAGAATAGTGAAAGTGAAAGATG GAAACCCCGACGGCAAACATGTAGTCGTTGTGGATGATCTGGTACAAACTGGAGGAACGTTGATAAACTGTGGAGAG GCACTCGTAGAAAAAGGTGCAAAAGCCGTCAGCGCCTACGTAACGCACGCGGTGTTTCCCAATGATAGCTGGAGGAAGTTTACAAACGGGGATTTCAGGTTCCAGAACTTCTGGATCACAGACTCGATCCCCCACGCTGTGGAGATTGCCAAGCATGAGCCATTCAAGCTGCTCTCTCTCTGCGAACCAATCAGCAAGATGTTGATGGTGTTTGACCTCAAAATGCAGACCTAG
- the LOC127842557 gene encoding uncharacterized protein LOC127842557 isoform X1 — protein MDFILGVPMSSASEPVLLYAHPSMHRLAEQIAERCGQRARKSEEGLSPASQQHLKTPFHRSLSSAQMEPLFRSVEYRNTIKWDKFQDGFPNLFIGDVHCMMGKDVIFLGSFHDPSVIFEQLSVLYMFPRYLARSFHFILPYFPTGTMERVDMEGQIATAKTLAIMMSSIPLTARGPVQICIFDIHALQERFYFSDNVIPRLESAIPMIMSTLETLPDKDNIAIAFPDDGAFKRFHLFFSHKYDTITCVKIREGNKRIVKVKDGNPDGKHVVVVDDLVQTGGTLINCGEALVEKGAKAVSAYVTHAVFPNDSWRKFTNGDFRFQNFWITDSIPHAVEIAKHEPFKLLSLCEPISKMLMVFDLKMQT, from the exons atggatttcATATTAGGCGTACCAATGTCCAGCGCATCGGAACCTGTTTTGTTGTATGCTCACCCGAGCATGCATCGACTAGCGGAACAGATCGCTGAGAGATGCGGTCAGAGAGCGAGAAAATCAGAGGAAGGCTTGAGCCCTGCCAGCCAGCAACATCTCAAGACCCCG TTTCATAGATCCCTTTCCAGTGCTCAAATGGAGCCATTATTCAGAAGTGTGGAGTACCGAAACACAATCAAATGGGACAAGTTCCAAGATGGCTTCCCTAACCTTTTCATTGGTGATGTGCATTGCATGATGGGAAAAGACG TGATATTTCTTGGCAGCTTCCATGACCCCAGCGTGATATTTGAACAGCTCTCGGTCCTATACATGTTTCCAag GTACCTTGCTCGCTCCTTTCACTTCATACTGCCGTATTTCCCTACTGGGACCATGGAGAGAGTGGACATGGAAGGGCAGATAGCTACAGCAAAG acTTTAGCCATCATGATGTCCTCTATACCGCTCACCGCCCGCGGTCCCGTGCAGATCTGTATATTCGATATACACGCGCTACAAGAGAGGTTCTACTTTTCAGACAACGTCATTCCCAG ACTGGAATCCGCCATACCTATGATCATGTCTACCCTGGAAACACTGCCTGACAAGGACAACATCGCCATAGCTTTCCCGGATGACGGGGCGTTCAAACGATTCCACctatttttctcacataaatacGATACGATCACATGTGTGAAGATCCGTGAAGGGAACAAGAGAATAGTGAAAGTGAAAGATG GAAACCCCGACGGCAAACATGTAGTCGTTGTGGATGATCTGGTACAAACTGGAGGAACGTTGATAAACTGTGGAGAG GCACTCGTAGAAAAAGGTGCAAAAGCCGTCAGCGCCTACGTAACGCACGCGGTGTTTCCCAATGATAGCTGGAGGAAGTTTACAAACGGGGATTTCAGGTTCCAGAACTTCTGGATCACAGACTCGATCCCCCACGCTGTGGAGATTGCCAAGCATGAGCCATTCAAGCTGCTCTCTCTCTGCGAACCAATCAGCAAGATGTTGATGGTGTTTGACCTCAAAATGCAGACCTAG